In Acidobacteriota bacterium, the genomic window TACAACGATACCTACGTCGAGACGATGCTCACCTTCGCCAACAACATCAACACCCACGAGGGGGGTACCCACCTGAGCGGCTTTCGCGCCGGACTCACCCGGACCATCAACACCTATGCCGAGCGGGAAGGCTTTCTCAAGGCAATCAAGCGCAACCTCACCGGCGACGACGTCCGCGAGGGGCTGGTGGCCATCGTGAGCGTCCGCCTCGCCAGCCCGCAGTTCGAAGGCCAGACAAAGATGAAGCTGGGCAACAGCGAGATCAAGGGTCTCGTGGAGTCGGTGATCAACGAAAAGCTGATGATCCACTTCGAGCAGCATCCCGACGTGGCCCGAAGCATCGTCAAGAAGACGGTCGAGGCGGCCATGGCCCGCGACGCCGCCCGGAAGGCCCGCGACCTGACCCGGCGCAAAAACGCCCTGGAGGGCCTCAGCCTGCCGGGCAAGCTGGCTGACTGCCAGGAGAAGGACCCGGCCCAGTGCGAGATCTTCATCGTTGAGGGCGACTCGGCCGGCGGCTCGGCCAAGCAGGGCCGCGACCGGCGCTTTCAGGCGATCCTCCCCATCAAGGGGAAGATCCTGAACGTGGAGAAGGCCCGCTTTGACAAGATGCTGGAGAACCAGGAAATCTCCACGATGATCTCGGCCCTGGGCACGGGGATCGGCAAGGAGGACTTCGAGCTGGCCCGGCTGCGCTACAACCGGATCATCATCATGACCGACGCCGATGTCGACGGCTCCCACATCCGCACGCTGCTGCTCACCTTCTTCTACCGCCAGATGACCGATCTGATCGACCGGCATCACGTCTACATCGCTCAGCCGCCCCTGTTCCGCGTCAAGTCGGGCAAGGACGAGCGCTATATCCTGGATGAGGCCGAGATGGCCCGCTACCTGCTCAAGCGGGCCGTCGACATGGTCACCATTACCGTGGGCAACGGTAGCCAGGCTAAAACGCTCACCGGCGGGGCGCTGTCCCAGTTCCTGACCCAGGTGGACGAGTACCTCGGCATCAAGCAGCGCTTCAAGCGGCGCCTGAAGGACCCGGACCTGATCCGCTATGGCATGGAGTTCCTGTCGAAGTACCTGGAGCCGGGTTTCTCCAACCTGAAGATCAAGACGCTGTTCGGACAGGAGCCGTTCATCCACGCCCTGGCGACGGACCTGCTGGAGAAGGGCTATCGGGTGGAGATCATCCGCGATCCCGAGCACAGCGTATTCAACCTGCGCATCGCCAACGGCAAGCACACCGAACTGGACCTGCATTGGGAGGAGCTGACCACGGCCGAGTTCCACCGGCTGTTCAAGCTGTTTCACAAGATCCTGCCGCTGGACAAGCCGCCGTTCGTCATCCAGGTCAAAGACCAGCGGGTCGAGGTGACGGGGAAGGCCGAGCTGTTCCACCGGGTGCTGGAGTTCGGCAAGAAGGACGTGGCCATTCAGCGCTACAAGGGGCTGGGGGAGATGAACCCGGAGCAACTCTGGGAAACCACCATGAACCCGGAGACGCGCACGCTGCTGAAGGTGAACATCGAGGATGCCATCGAGACCGACGAGATCTTCTCGGTGCTCATGGGCGACAACGTGGAGCAGCGTCGCTCCTTCATCGAGACCAACGCCCTGATGGCCCGGAACCTGGATATCTAGCTTGAAAGTACCGCGCGCACCCCGTGCGCGAGTTCGGCCGCGGCAGGATCAGCCGGATCGCGATCGCATCTGCACCCAGCATACGGCATTCCCGGCACCCTGCCGCTGGCCGGTCCCGTCCCGCCGCCGGATATGCCACGATCATGCCGCGAGAACTCGCGGCCGCCTGGCCGCCAGGTGCCCTGGAATCGCTTGCAACCCCACCCGTCCTTGCCTATCCTAGAGATCCGAACGGAAATCAATAGCCACGATCGCAAGAGGATCGGCCATGAGGACCGACAGGTTTGTGCACAGCAGCCGGATCGAGGTGCCCGCCGAATTCGCCTTTGCCTGGCACGAGCGCCCCGGTGCCCTGGAGCGTCTCACCCCGCCCTGGGATCGGGTGGCGGTGCGGGAGCGTGCGGGCAGCATCCACGACGGCGACCGGGTGGTGCTTGCCCTCGGCGCCGGGCCGCTGCAGGTCGAGTGGGAAGCGGTGCACGAGGGCTACGCGGCCGGCCGCGAATTCCGTGATGTGCAGCGCCGTGGGCCGTTCGCCTGCTGGGCGCACACCCACCGCTTCGAGCCCGACGGACCGGCGGCGGTGAAACACACCGACTCCATCGAATACGCCCTGCCCCTCGGGGCGGTGGGCCGCGTGTTGGGTGGGGGCGCGGTGCGCCGGCGCCTGGCGCGCACCTTCGCCCACCGCCACGCCGTGCTTGCGGCCGACCTGGCGGCGCACTGGCGGTGGCGCGACCGCAGCCCGCGGCGCATCGCCGTCTCAGGTGCGAACGGATTCGTCGGATCTGCGCTGACGGCGTTTCTCACCGCCGGCGGCCATGAGGTGGTGCGGCTGGGCCGCCATCCGGCGCCGGGCGTGATCGCGGCCGGCACCGGGTACGAGCGGCTCCGCCCTGAGGACCTCGCGGGCGTCGACGCCGTGGTCCATTTGGCCGGCGAGTCCATCGCCGCCGGCCGTTGGACGGCGGCGCGCCGGGAACGAATCCGCGCCAGCCGCACGGGCCCCACCGCCCGCCTGGCCGAGGTACTGGCCGCCATGCCGATGCCCCCGGCCGCCTTCCTCTGTGCGTCGGCCGTGGGAATTTACGGTGACACGGGGGACGCGGCGGTGGACGAGTCCGGGGCGGCAGCCAAGGACTTCCTCGCGAGTGTGGTGCATGACTGGGAGGCGGCCGCGGCGGCAGCGGCCGCGGCGGGGATCCGGGCGGTGAACCTGCGGTTCGGTGTGGTCCTCGGCGCCGCCGGCGGACTGTTGGCGCGGCTGCTGACGCCGTTCCGGCTAGGGTTGGGCGGGCGCCTGGGGAGCGGCCGACAGTACATGAGCTGGATCGCCCGCGACGACGTCGTGGGCGCGATCCACCACGCCCTGATGGACCCGGATGTGATCGGACCCGTGAACGTAACCGCGCCGACGCCGGTGACCAACGCCGATTTCACCCGGACGCTCGCGACGGTGCTCCGCCGT contains:
- the gyrB gene encoding DNA topoisomerase (ATP-hydrolyzing) subunit B; its protein translation is MANDEKNQAAARNGNGADSYTAESIEVLEGLQAVRLRPGMYIGTTGLEGLHHLVYELVDNSVDEAMAGYCTEIKVTIHLDNTVTVEDNGRGIPVDMHEKGKSAAEIVMTTLHAGGKFHNTAYKVSGGLHGVGASVVNALSEWMELEIWRQGKVYQQYYEQGDPKTEFAEVGVTNRTGTKVRFKPDETIFEEINFNFDALSQRLRELAFLNRGLKIIIEDEREDKTHEFYYKGGLNSFVDYLNKNKQVLHPKPIYIAEQADGTEVEIAIQYNDTYVETMLTFANNINTHEGGTHLSGFRAGLTRTINTYAEREGFLKAIKRNLTGDDVREGLVAIVSVRLASPQFEGQTKMKLGNSEIKGLVESVINEKLMIHFEQHPDVARSIVKKTVEAAMARDAARKARDLTRRKNALEGLSLPGKLADCQEKDPAQCEIFIVEGDSAGGSAKQGRDRRFQAILPIKGKILNVEKARFDKMLENQEISTMISALGTGIGKEDFELARLRYNRIIIMTDADVDGSHIRTLLLTFFYRQMTDLIDRHHVYIAQPPLFRVKSGKDERYILDEAEMARYLLKRAVDMVTITVGNGSQAKTLTGGALSQFLTQVDEYLGIKQRFKRRLKDPDLIRYGMEFLSKYLEPGFSNLKIKTLFGQEPFIHALATDLLEKGYRVEIIRDPEHSVFNLRIANGKHTELDLHWEELTTAEFHRLFKLFHKILPLDKPPFVIQVKDQRVEVTGKAELFHRVLEFGKKDVAIQRYKGLGEMNPEQLWETTMNPETRTLLKVNIEDAIETDEIFSVLMGDNVEQRRSFIETNALMARNLDI
- a CDS encoding TIGR01777 family protein, encoding MRTDRFVHSSRIEVPAEFAFAWHERPGALERLTPPWDRVAVRERAGSIHDGDRVVLALGAGPLQVEWEAVHEGYAAGREFRDVQRRGPFACWAHTHRFEPDGPAAVKHTDSIEYALPLGAVGRVLGGGAVRRRLARTFAHRHAVLAADLAAHWRWRDRSPRRIAVSGANGFVGSALTAFLTAGGHEVVRLGRHPAPGVIAAGTGYERLRPEDLAGVDAVVHLAGESIAAGRWTAARRERIRASRTGPTARLAEVLAAMPMPPAAFLCASAVGIYGDTGDAAVDESGAAAKDFLASVVHDWEAAAAAAAAAGIRAVNLRFGVVLGAAGGLLARLLTPFRLGLGGRLGSGRQYMSWIARDDVVGAIHHALMDPDVIGPVNVTAPTPVTNADFTRTLATVLRRPAVLPVPAAALRLAFGELADALMLSGQRALPGRLLAAGYVFRFPDLESALRHELGRIPYRHHGRANTKNN